The DNA sequence TTCCGGCCAACAGGATGGATGCGGTCCTCGAGAATGCCACGGCCCTTGCGGAGGAGGAAGAAGAACGGATCGGCGCCTTCGAACGCGCGCGGTCGGCCGAAGATATCAAGGCGATCCTGGGTGGACACAGCTACGGCAAGAAAGAAGAATCTTAAATGAAGTGCGTCTTTATCGTACTGGACACGGTCCGCCGGGACTATCTGCCCGCCTATGGCAACGGCTGGGTCCGGACGCCCGCCCTGGACCGCCTGGCGGAACGCGGCGTCGTTTTCGATAACCACTGGGTGGGTTCACTGCCCTGCATGCCGGCTCGCCGCGAATTCATGACGGGCCGGTACAACTTCATCTACCGGGGCTGGGGCCCCATCGAACCCTATGACGACACCCTGCCGGGAGAACTGCGGAAACAGGATGTATTCACCCATCTGCTGACCGATCACTACCACTACTTCGAGCTCGGGGGCGAGAACTATCACACGGCGTTCAATACGTGGGATTTCTTCCGGGGCCAGGAGAACGACTGGTGGGCGTCCCACGTGGACCGCATGGCGCTGCCGGACCACCTGGGTCAGCTCAGCCAGCAGAATTTCGGCAACCGGAAATTGCAGCAGCGGGAGGAGGACTTCTCCGGTCCGAAGACCGCGCAGGCGGCCATCGAGTGGCTGCAGACGAACCGGGCATCCGACGACTGGTTCCTGCAGGTCGAGATCTTCGATCCCCACGAGCCCTTCTATTGCACGGACAAGTACCGGGCCATGTACGGGGATGACTACGACGGGCCGTTCTACGACTGGCCCAGTTATGACGAAGTGCACGAATCTCCGGAAGCCGTCGATCACATCCGGAGGTGCTATGCGGGTCTGCTCACGATGACGGACCACTGGGTCGGCCGGATCTTCGATACCCTGGACGACCTTGGTCTGTGGGACGATACGCTGGTCGTGTTCACCACCGATCACGGGACGATGCTGGCTGAACATGATTACTGGATGAAGAATATCATGCCGCTGTATAACGAGATCGTCCGGATTCCGCTGATCGCCAGTTTTCCGGGAAACGAAAGAGCCGGTACTCGGACCGACGCGCTCACGCAGACCAT is a window from the Gemmatimonadota bacterium genome containing:
- a CDS encoding sulfatase, coding for MKCVFIVLDTVRRDYLPAYGNGWVRTPALDRLAERGVVFDNHWVGSLPCMPARREFMTGRYNFIYRGWGPIEPYDDTLPGELRKQDVFTHLLTDHYHYFELGGENYHTAFNTWDFFRGQENDWWASHVDRMALPDHLGQLSQQNFGNRKLQQREEDFSGPKTAQAAIEWLQTNRASDDWFLQVEIFDPHEPFYCTDKYRAMYGDDYDGPFYDWPSYDEVHESPEAVDHIRRCYAGLLTMTDHWVGRIFDTLDDLGLWDDTLVVFTTDHGTMLAEHDYWMKNIMPLYNEIVRIPLIASFPGNERAGTRTDALTQTIDLMPTFLDYFGVEPPPHVQGLSLKDVVDGSAAREDCIFGYFGMAMNVTDGRYVYMRNPVNEDAGPLYAYTAMPTGGLNRWYPREVYDRVETGRYFGHTYNLPLYKIPTEGKVPRHHPDEASYAGRNQLFDVVKDPAQRNPIENSAQEARFAERIAWHLKSCEAMPEQFTRLGIDPPAA